The nucleotide window AGAGTCTGGAGGGTGGCTTGGAGCTGAGACGTAATAGCCAGCAGCTTGGGCTGCTCGGCATCCGTATACACGCTCCCACGCGTATTTGAACTTacaatggtaaaaacaaaacttcatgtCTCTACGTAACAAGACGCAGCTACGCGTTACACAGAGGTGATCTTGCCCTCTGCCCAGTGTGAAACACAGTGTCGATTGCCAGTGTTCCCCGGTCTGAGAGACAGTCACATCGATTTCTGGGCTAGGTTAACTACTCCTCAGGCTGACTTGGTGGGTTAGACAACACCTAGTTCATATCAGGCAGGTCAGGCCGCATGGTCGCTTGATGTCCCATGGTTAGGTAGGCTCTCAAAAGGAGAAGAGTTACCTGCAAAAGAAGGCAGGGCGATTTTCCAAAACGCTGGAGTTCTGCATGGTAATTCTCCAGTCAGGGCTTGCTGGAAGCTCCATACAGCATCAGCCTTTGCAATAGATCATTTGAGTATTGCTGAATCTGTTCAGTCATAAAGTCATAAAGCTGCCCAGTGGCAGCTAAATTTCTAGTAAGAATCACACCTCACACCCCATAGATTTCCATTGGTAAACCTTTCCCTTGGAGTGAACTATAACTCTGGTAAGCCAGGTTAATTCTTTGatgagctttctttttctttttctttttttaagtttattttgagagggagagcacatgagcaggatagggacagagtgagagggaagagagaatcccaaacaggctctgcactgccagcatagagccccatgtgggatgCGAACTCTTGaacctcgggatcatgacctaagctgaaatcaagagtgggcgctcaacctactgagccacccatgcggcCCAATTCCttgatgagttttcttttttttttttttttaacgtttcatttatttttaagagagagagcatgaacgggggagggtcagagagagagggagacacagaatcggaagcaggctccaggctccgagccatcaacccggagcccgacgcggggctcgaactcacggaccgcaagatcctgacctgagccgaagtcggacgcttaaccgactgagccacccaggcgcccccttgatGAGTTTTCTATACAGTGCCATTAAATTGTATCtcggttttgtttttattttcgtttttactttaaaatatttttattaagatcaTTGTTTTCCATGAAATGTTACCATGGAAATTTAACTCAACCTAACTAATTCTAGCTCTTGCCCTTACGGACTGTAGCTTTTGCCTTTGTGGGCTTTCTTTTGTGGCTATTACCtcctctgtatttattttccccAAGTCAAACCTGACTGCTCAGAATCAAGTCTCACATATCttaatgtgtgtatttttagCTGATGTCATTTTTCTGTTAATGATTCTAATAAAACAACATGGAGAGAAGAtcgtgtgtgtcttttttttaacaggaatTTATCAGAAACcttttttgttgtatattttatttattttgagagagagagagagagcaagtgggggagggacagagagagagggagagagagaatcccaagcaggctccgcactgtcagcacagagcccaatgcaaggcttgaactcacaaaccatgagatcatggcctgagctgaagtcaagagtccgacgcttaacccactgggccacccaggtgcccggcaaACATCATTCTTAATGGAGAAATGTTGAAATGTTTCCTCtaagaaggggaaaggagaggccTTCTATTTCCCATTTGTAGCCAACAAATGCTAATGTTTTGGAGAAAGACAGTGATGTATTGTAAGCTTTTCAGGGCTTTTATCctatggggtgggggagaataggAAACAGAAGGCAACAAAGAAGCAATGAGAGCCATGAAGAGTCTCTCTTCCGCCTCGCtcatccctcttctctttctgaggATCAGAACCAGAGTGGAAGCAACAGTCTTTAGAATCACCAATCGGATGATGTTGATCATTCAACTTTAGACCAAGAAGAGGCTTTGGAACATCATCTCCTGGAACAACCCTGTCAATTCACCAGAAAAGAATGTCTGGTCCAGACGAAGTAAAGGAGTTGCCCAAGATCCTCCTGCCACTTTGTTGCCACTTTCCTCTCCGGTCCCTAATGTGAGTCCCTTAGGTCCACTGCCAGCGGCTCCCGGTGCACCAGCGACCCTGCCCTGGCGTGAAGAATCACCCATGGAGAGGGCAGGCCACATCAGCACCCATAGCATGTCCGGTGGCCCACCTTTCGCTCTGCTGACATCACAAGCAGCATGCTGGGGCTGGTCACGCTTGAATTGTGATGTCAGGGAACAAAACTAGGGGCAGCCTTCGAGGAGGGGGGCCAACTTGATAGGGAGATCAAAACACAGCAGCCGAAGGGAAAGGTGAGAAGGCAGCGGTCAGATCCCAGGAGAtggagagggctggggtgggggcacgcGGGACTGATGGGGACCCTCCCAACAGTTGGTGAAGTGGGACCAGGGCTAGGCCGCTGCACCTGAATGCCTGGGGGTCCTTTTCCATCCCACCGCAGGGCAGCCAAGCCTCTAGCCCTCCCTGACATGCAGAAAGTCTCACGTAAGTACTTGGGCTTCCTGCCTTTCGTCTGAAGGGCCAAAGAAGtggctcctttcctttccattgatGTGACTTCCTTCTGCCCACCCTCTTGCTCGTCCAAGGTTTGTTGCAGGGGTCAGGGCTGGGACACAGAGAACACAATCCCCATGTTAtgccccgcccaccccacccccccatgggTTGACCAGTGACACAGTCTCTGTACCCTATGGGCAGAAGCTGTTTCTATGAGAAGGACTAGTGTACCCCTCCAAGGCCCCTCGGCTCCTGCCGTGGCTTCTTCGTGGCTTTGCTCTATCTTCTCAGGGCCAGTCCAGGACCACAAGCCAGCCCCGCAGCCGCCGGCCCAGCCCTCAAGCCCTTCCCACACTCAGCTCCTGATGAGTAACAGCAGTCTCCGCACATTTGAGGACCAAGTCCTCTGTCCCATCTGCCTGGAGGTGTTCCGCAACCCGGTCACCACCACCTGCGGGCACAACTTCTGCATGGCCTGCCTCCAAGGTTTCTGGGACCACCTGGCTACCGTGGGCGAGACACTGTACTGCCCCCAGTGCCGGGAGAGCTTCCCCTCCAGACCGCGCCTCTGCAAGAACGGCATCCTGGAGGAGATGGTGACCTGCTTGGCCCAGGTCAAGGGCCAGACCTTGGGGTCCTCACGGCCCCTGGCGGGGCCCAGGGACGTGCCCTGCGACTTCTGTTCCGCCCAGAAGCTCAAGTCAGTCAAGTCGTGTCTGCAGTGCATGGCCTCCCTGTGCGAGAAGCACCTGAGCAGACACTTCGAGGACCAGATGTTCCAGGACCACGAGCTGCTGGAGCCCGTGTGGGATCTCAAGAGCCGCCTGTGCCGGAAGCATCGCAAACTGCGGCGACTGTACTGCCGCACGGAAGGCAGCTGCGTGTGCGGAGCCTGTCTGCTGGAGGAACACAAGAACCACGACACCATCCCCCTAGAGGAGGAACGTGCCAGGAAGGAGGTgaggtggagtgggggaggggttgaggaggggtgggggaggggtgggggtgggtaggagcGGGACTCGTGGTTCCGAGTCCCTGAAAGTCTTTCACCAGCCCAGGCACACCTTTCCTTGGAGGGAAATCACACAACCATCAAAGTGACAGTCAGGAGGGTGGACATGCCCGTTACATGAGAAAGGCTTGGtagaaggacagaaaaataatgctgattcaaaggttcacatgcaacccaatgtttatagcagcactagcaacaatagccaaattatggaaagagcccaaatgtccatcaactgtggaatggataaagatgatataatatataatatataatgcatatgtataatatataatggaagatatatatatatatatataatagaatgttggggatcaaaagaatgaaatcttgccatttgcaacaacgtggatggaactagagtgtattatgctaagttaaataagtcagagaaagataaatatcgtatgatttcactatatgtggagtttaagaaacaaaattaatgaatataggggaagggaaggaaaaataagataaaaagagagagggaagcaaaccataagagactcttaaatacagggaacaaactgagggttcctggagggaaggtgtgggggaatgggctaaatgggcgatgggcgttaaggagggcactcgctgggatgagcactgggtgttatatgtaagtgatgaatcactaaattctactccttacaccattgttacactatatgttaactagctctgatttaaataaaatttaaaaattttttaaagtaataaaataacaacaacaacaacaacaacaacaaaacgttGGTGGGTTTGATGAACAAGGATCCAAAACTGTTTGTATGTATGAGTTCCATGTTAACTTTTTTGCGTAGATAAAGGAAAGTCTGGAAGAAAACATGTCAAAGTAGAAATATGTCAGGTTGAGCAGATCCCCTCCTTTTCTCTACtttcaaattttgtttaatatatggaaatattaaacaaaattaaaatgtggaaaGCCAGATTTGAACTGCTTTTTATAGTGGCACACTTCTATTTCAGGCATTCTCTCAAATATATTTGGTAACAGTAATATTTCCACATAGCCACCCCTTAATGGTCCACTCCAAGGAGCTCCTGAGGGCATATAAGCCAAGTGGCCACACCGTTCAGCTCAGTGGACACTTTGTCCATAGTAAGACTTTGTCAACAAAGCAAGCAGTGGGTTGATGTACAGTCTGGCTTGAGCTGCTCATTTTGTTGTGTGCCAGCAACAATCCACTGGACACAACAATCCACTGGAACAACACAGTTCTATCACCTGTCATAAACAAGAACATGACTCTTCCCAGAACAGGTGGAGACTGGAGGCTTCTTCACAGAACTTGGGACACAGCGTGTCCCAGGCAGCGCCACCCCAGTGAGGTATCTCCAGGGCTCCATGTCTGATGTGCCCCTTCTCGACCCACTGCCCCCTCTCAGCCCACTGAATCCTCTTCAGCCCCTTTTTGTGATCTGAAAGCCTGTGGTCATCACTGTCAGGAACAGAGAACCTGATTCCTaagaatggggaaagggcacctgggtggctcaggttaagcgtctgactcttgattttagctcaggtcatgatcttgggtttgtgagttcaaggcccacattgggctccatgctgacagtgtggagcccgcttgggattctctctttctctccctctctctctctctcattcctcctctaaaaaaaaaaaaaaaaagaagaaaaaaaagaatggggagagAGTCTCAGGGAGTGAGAGACCATGAGTAGCATGAGCAGAGGGTAGAAGACCCGGACCATCTGCCCTTCagctctgcctttgtctctcaTATAGGCGTCTTAGGAATGTAAGAGGTATGTCTTCTCTGGGCTTGCAGAAGGGTTTCTCCAAGAAGGCCCTGGAGAAGAAAGAACCTCCACCTTTCTGAATCAGgggccctttcctcctccccctgcctcaccCCAGGTGGAGGTTCGGAAGGTCCAGGCCAGCGTGGAAAACCAGATGCTGATCATCAACTCTGACAGCCAGAGGCACCGGGGGCAGGTGGCCTTTCTCTCGGTAAGGCTGGCCCACCCTCTCCCAGGCCCAGGCTTCCCCCCAGTGCCCTGCATCTGGCTGAGGGGCACTCTCAGGGCCTGGAGTGGATGTCCTGGGGCCCAGCAGTTGGCAACAGGATGCCTAGGCAGGTTCTGGGCCATAACAGTAGGGGCTGGGGCTCAGAGATGCCTCTCAACACACCCTCCACAACCCGCTCCCCGCCCCACCCACAGAAATTGATCCAGACAACACGCGATGAGGTGAACGCCTGCTTCTCAGAGATCATCCAGGAGGTCAAACAGCTGCAGATGAAGGTCTTGGATTTTGTTGAGAAAGAGGAGGCAGCCGCTCTGGGGAAGCTGGGCAGCTCCATCCAGCAGAGCCACAACCGGCTCCTGAAGCTGGAGGGGGACAGCATCTGGCTCCGCGCCCTGCTCGCCAACAGGAGCGACCAGCAATTCCTGCAGGcgagcccccgcccccactcctgtctctgccccaggccctgaTCCGAACTccactcctcctccacccccagacACACCAGATCTGCTCAGACCTAGGATTAAGCCATCAGCATTTGGGGCTGCAACTCATCATCTATTCTTCTGCCTCGGggagcctccccaccccaggccgtGGGTCCTGGGCTTACACCAACACCCTTGGCTTCTTACCTGATGTTCCTGCCTTCATGTCCCTGGAACAGAAGGGAGCATACCCTGGGATTCCTGGCATCTGCCACAGTCTAAGTTTCTCCAGATTCTCCCAGACCAGGGATGGGAATGAGACCAGACCAATCCGTACAGCCTGGGATGAAAACCCCATTTCCTTCACCAGCCCTGGCCCAGTCCTGCAGCCTGCTGCTGTTGCAAGAGGGTACCAGGCAGGGTCACTGGTGGAGGCGTGGGTGACAGCAACCTTCtctgagggtggggcccagggctACTCAAACCCTGTGCTCGGGAACTCTGAGCAAAGACCTTTCTTCAGCTGATTATCACATCCCCAGCAGATTTCTAAAGCTGTTGCTCACAGCGtccacccctccacacacacaccacaggaaAAATGTGGCAAGGTGTTTCACTAAGCAACTCGAAGCTCAGAAGAAATCGTCCTCCCATTGTTTTCTAATCCACTCTACTTAATGCACTTTGCCATACTTTTTGGCAAAGCCCTGATCTAAGACATCACAaccaggggggagggagagagatgtccAGGTTTGAAAACCAGCAATTTCTCCACCTGCCCCAAGATTCTGGGCTCGGTGGGGTCCCTGGCATAAGCAGGAGCTCCTGGCATCTGCCTGGGCCCCGGGCTAACGGGTGGTACTGCTGGCCACTCCCTGCATCCAGGAGTTCCCCAGACTGAAGCACTTTCCCGCCTGCCCGGAAGCCCTGATGAGCACCAACTGTGAGGAGAAGCAGAGCTTTCTCCAGTTGCCGGAGACCCTGGCGGAGCTCCGGACGCGGCTGCTGGACGTGGGTCTCAGCTTCATCAATCAGCTCCTCCTGAAGGGTCAGTATCTGGCAGCCTGGGGCCACTGGAGACTCACCTGCCCCCTGGGGGTGGGACTGCCCTGCAGGGCAGTGTTTGGGGTTCCAGGCACTGGTGGAGAGCCCTGCCTGCCCATGTGCACCTTCCCCAGGTGACGCAGCCTCCTGGAAGCCCATGCCCCTCTCTGAAAGGACACTGGGCTGTAAGAGTGTCCTCAGCAAAGCTCCTCAATCTCCTCCAGGCATTAAGATGAACTCCTATGAGTTGCTGCCCTCAGCTGTGGACAGGAAAACACTTCTCAAGTGTGAGTCCTCCGTACCGAGGTCCGAACCTAAGGGTGGGACCCCCGGGGGGCCTTGACTTCCCCAGTCCCCTCTCCATTCAGGCCAGGGCACCAGAGAGATGCCAGCTCTCTCTTGCCCAGACCTCGTACTTGGGACTGGAGACCTCAGAAGGACTCAGCCTGTGACTTCAAGGCCATGATAGGGAGGGGACTATCCTGTCCCATCCCGTGGGTGGGCAAGGCAGGGCCTTGCCCAGATGCtggctctgcccccctccctggctctggtGTGGCACAACCATTGCCCTCAGCTGGGGGCCTGCCAgtgtccccccaccaccccaccaggGTTTAGCCAAGCCAGCTTGGATGACCCTGTCCGTTTCTTCCTCAAGCAAGCTCCCTTTCATTGCTAGGCAATAAAGAAATCGAATACATTTGATGCCTAGGCAGCCCCTCTCCTGAGCTGGGCTGGGAGGCAAATCCCAGGGACTTCTCTGAGATATCATGGGTCTCTTTGGTGAACCCCtgagtcacctcctccaggagccCTTGACCTTCCCTCAATCCCACTCATTCTTGTgtcctgaataaataaaaagggagatTATGTTAGAGTctagtggggggcagggaggaggaattGGTTTCTCAGCTACTCTAGAAAGGTAGACCTTTGGGCAGCACCCAACTCCTTCCTCCAAAGGAGGTCAGTGACCTGGGGCCAGAGTTGCGGACTGAAAaaagcagggggcggggcgggaagaGAAGGGCCAATCCCAGGagatgggcagggggtgggaagcACTTGGTGACTTCTGTGCAGATGCCACGCAGCTTAGCATCCTCTTCGGCAGCCCTGGGGGCCGCTCACCCAagctccctcacccccccccccaccccccaacccccacccccccgccaggtTACTGCAACCTGAACTTCGACCCCACCACGGCCAGCGAGGAACTGTTCCTGTTCAAGGAGACCCACTCGGTGCTGAACCTGGGCATCCTTCTGGAGCCCTTCGCCGCGGGCGGCCCCTTCCCCGGCTTCAAGCAGTGGCCGCAGGTGCTGTGCTCGCGCGGCCTGTCCGAGGGCCGCCACTACTGGGAAGCCGAGGTGTCCAACTCGTGGGTGTGCCTGGGCCTCACCTACCGCCGCAGCCCCCCGCTCGGCGGCCGCCCGCGCCGCAACATCGTCTACCTGCTGGGCCGCAACCCGTACTCGTGGTGCCTGGAGTGGGACTCGCTCAAGTTCTCCGTGTGGCACAACAACACGCAGACGGTGCTGTACGGCGGTTACCACCGCACGCTCGGCGTGGCGCTCGACTGCGGCACCGGCTGCCTCTCCTTCTACGGCGTGGCCGGCGGCGTGAGCCTGCTTTACCGCTTCCTCGTCTCCTTCCTGGAGCCGCTCTACCCCGCGGTCATGGTCAGCAGCGGCGCCTCGGTCACGCTCAAGCAGCGCCCCGAGGCGGAGGCGTAGGCGGCAGCCAATAAAGTTGGACTCTAGCGCTGGGCTGGGCCCGCGGGAAGGGGCGCCGGGGACGCGGGCCGCCGGAGGTCGCGGCCCCCCGGGTTGAAGGCTGGGGTGGGCGGCGAACCGGCCTCCCGTCCCCCTGACCCGCTGGCCCGCTGCCGGGTATTCCCGGGAATCCTAGGAAACAGGCAGACCCCTCATTTCCCGCAGCCATGGGAGAAGGGCTTTGAGCCAGGATGGAGTCCCACACCACTCCCctcctgtggggtggggggtggggggcctggggacAGTCCGGTGGCCTCccgagggcgggggggggggggaattcctGGCCCGGTGCACAGCCTCCGGCTCTatgccccccctccccatgccccccctcccccccacccccccccacccccgggcccaTCAGAGGCCCCTGACTTTGGTTCTCCAGGCGAGTCCTGGCTACTCAGCATCAGGGGCCCAGGGACAGATCCCTGTCCCCAAAGGCCTCGCGGGTGGCTGCTTTCTATTCCTCCCCTCCAGGAGGCCAGACTGAGAGTGGCACCTCACAGATGGGTTAGGGGTGTTCTGTCCCAGTTGCTTAACTGGGGGCTGGGAAGTTAAGCCAAAGAATCCAGGCTGATCTCAGGCCCAAAGAAGAAAGGTGAGGGCCTACTGCCCAGAGCAGGGCCTGTCACACAGCTGGTGTCTCATAGTCTGGGGCGGATGCGGAACTGAGGCTATCCACTCTGCACCGTCCCCTGTGTTGCTGcaagctgttttccccagccaTCTGCCCAGTGCGCTCCACCCCCAGAGTATAGCACTGCCCAGAAGCAAAGAGGCTGCTTCCTCATCCGGGACCCTGCAATCCCGCCTGTCTAGCAGAGGGTGTGGGAGTCAGCCCCAGAGGCTGGGTCGCACCAGGTTACTGCCTTGCAACCCTGACAGGAGCATGACTGGAGACTCAGCCCCTCTGGCGAAACCACGGCAGCATTTCCAGCATCAACCAGCCGCTGGTTTCTCTGGTTTCTCAGGTTGAGTCTCTTGGGTTAATGATTGGCTCTGAAAAGGAAATGATACAAGTCAAGGGAGAAAACCCCTGGGGCAACATAGTCCAGAACCAGGCCTAAAAGCACCCCATGGGGGTGTGCCTGAATTCTATTCCCACCTGGCCTGTTGGAAGAGAAATTAGTGACCCTGGTTTTCCCATCTGGAGAGGTCATTGTGGGGCCAGGGTGGGACCAGGCCCAAACAGATGTAGGGGGGGTGCCCTCAAGGTTTTTCAGAGGGAGGCACCCTTTGGCTCTTCTGAGCAAGCTGTGGCTGTGGTGTCTTGCTGACCTTCCTTTCTGGAGCCTTCACTCAGCACCAATTCCAATCAATCCCCGCCCCATCACTCTTATTCCCCATGGGCTGTTCCCCATGCTGAAATGTAGGAATGAAATGTAAACTTTTTCCTCAATGTTCCAGAGCAGCCATTCACATCCAAATGCCTTAATCTTGGCTCCCGCCTCCAACCTTCGTTCTCCCTGGTTCAAGGGGCTGCAGGCTCCTGCAGCACCCGGCTGGGGTCCAGAAGTGCTGAGGAGGTGAATGTAGGGTACAAGGAGACGGGTCTGTGCTAGCTAGCTGCATGGATCTCCGAGTTCTTCCCCATCCAGGAGCTGAGGAAGAGGCTACCCTCGCCAGCCCCTCCCGGGGTACTGTGTGATGCTTGAACCATCCTGACACCCTCAGGCACTTGGCATGAAATCCACATCTGAACTTAATAGGGGTATTTGCTTTCCTAAACAGCTCTTCGTTTGCAGTTCCTGGGCTGCTGGGAATTCACAATGAGAGTGCTGGGGGTCctcaaatagtttttatttattagtatttcGAAATATTTATTAGTATTTCGAAATATTAGTATTTCAAAAAGCCAACCAGCAAGCCAGCCTGCACATCAGGGGGGGCTAGCCAGCAAACCGAAATGTCAGGGTCTCTGCTCCCGGCTCAGCATGCGCCTCGTGGAGGAAATATAGAGGGGTCCTTCCCGGTGCAAGATCAGCCAGTGCTCTTGGATAATCTACGCCTGTGAatcccaccccttccctggagagaagaagggaagaagagaagaagaagggaaaaagggaagaagaaggtcTCTCCCTATGGAGAGACCAGAGAGGGGACCGTCGCTGGAATGCCACCCACACACTTCTCATGCCTTCCTGCTCTGCCttagcactcaacaaatattttttttttattgtgaatccGAGCAGGCTATAAACTAGTCTGTCTCCAAGAATTGCTTCGCTTTAAAAATGCCCATGTTGTACCTTACAAAAAGATTGTGTTCTTGTATTACTtgggtaattttaaaattaatctttttgcattttcataaaagcaattttgcttttttttttttaacgtttattcatttttgagacagagcatgaataggggagggtcagagagagggagacacagaatctgaaacaggctccaggctctgagctgtcagcacagagcccgacgccgggctcaaactcacagaccgcgagatcatgacctgagccgaagtcagccccccaactgactgagccacccaggcgccccaaagcaattttgcttttatttaacaaCACATAGCATCTATCATAGGCCAGCCACCATTCACGGCAAATGAAAAGTTCATGGCAAATACGAACTCACATAATCCTCATAACCTTATAAATAGGTATTATCCCTGTtgtatggatgaggaaactgagaagagATGAAGTGATTTGTCCCATGTCCTTGTCATGAAGGTATATAATTGagcagccaggattcaaatctaagctttttttttttaaccattatgcTACACTGCCTCTCCCATACCGCATTTGCTCTAGAAAACTTATACGATATAGTTGTGCactttcaaaatgcaaaaaaattactttcaaaatacGAAATTATTCACTGGCTGCATAACATTACATCCTACAAATCTGTCCTATAGCTttggtggcttttcttttttttttaagtatatttcagctctacacccaatgtggtggGTGTgttcaaactcaggaccctgagatcaagagtcacatgctcttttgactgagccagccaggcacccctcccgtagctttgttttgtctttgattCCTTGATTCCCACTGGAGGTGGGTGGCATGCGGAAACCCAGCCAAAGCCACAGATGTTGCCTCCTCCATGTTCAAGTGTGACCCAAACTCAGAAAAGGGTCAAAGCGGAAGGCAAAGGATGCTGGCAGCAGCAATCGTTTCCGTCTCTTCATGCTGTCCCACAGTGTGGGGAGAACAGAAGCAGGACCAGGTGGCAGGAACCTAGGGAAGGAGCCTGAACCCTTCCCACCCCCAAGGAATGGTGTGCTCAGACTGGGTGTGGAAGGGAGAGGATGTCTGTGGGAGCCTTGGGCAGAGTATGCCTGGCATATGGGGGGTACCCAATGGCTGTCGGGAGTATCCCACCCAAGAGAGCGTAAGCTCAACTCTGCGCGTTCCCTGTGAGGAAGGCCCCTGGTGGTGACCTGAACCAAGACCACCAGCAAAGGAGAGGGGGGCCATCTCCAGCCTGCCCTGCTGGCCCAGTCCCGCCCCAACTCCACCCCCCATCTCCTTGCCACAAGCATCAGGCTCCAGTAGCCCTCCAAAGCATCTTCCCTCCTGGCCTTTGCTCATACTGTCCCCGCTGCCTGGAGCCCTCTTCTGCCCTCATGCCCTTAAGTCCTACTGATCACTTATCAGGTACTGTGGTGGTCTTAAGATGCTCCATGTTCCAAGAAGCCTGTCTTGAACCCCCCTCTCCCTAAGCCAAGTGGggttccctcctctctgctcccataACACCTCTGCATGCATCCCTGCTGTCATCCATTTGTTTCATGTGTGAATTCTCCATTGGCAGTAGGGGCAGGCTGCATATTTCATGCCTCTGGTGCTTTAAGGCATGCCTGTCAGAGAGCAGGTGCCTAATAAGCATTGACCCAAGGACTGAAGGAAGCTTCTCAGAGTTTG belongs to Acinonyx jubatus isolate Ajub_Pintada_27869175 chromosome E1, VMU_Ajub_asm_v1.0, whole genome shotgun sequence and includes:
- the LOC106987791 gene encoding E3 ubiquitin/ISG15 ligase TRIM25-like isoform X4, producing the protein MPGGPFPSHRRAAKPLALPDMQKVSRPVQDHKPAPQPPAQPSSPSHTQLLMSNSSLRTFEDQVLCPICLEVFRNPVTTTCGHNFCMACLQGFWDHLATVGETLYCPQCRESFPSRPRLCKNGILEEMVTCLAQVKGQTLGSSRPLAGPRDVPCDFCSAQKLKSVKSCLQCMASLCEKHLSRHFEDQMFQDHELLEPVWDLKSRLCRKHRKLRRLYCRTEGSCVCGACLLEEHKNHDTIPLEEERARKEVEVRKVQASVENQMLIINSDSQRHRGQVAFLSKLIQTTRDEVNACFSEIIQEVKQLQMKVLDFVEKEEAAALGKLGSSIQQSHNRLLKLEGDSIWLRALLANRSDQQFLQEFPRLKHFPACPEALMSTNCEEKQSFLQLPETLAELRTRLLDVGLSFINQLLLKGDAASWKPMPLSERTLGCKSVLSKAPQSPPGIKMNSYELLPSAVDRKTLLKCYCNLNFDPTTASEELFLFKETHSVLNLGILLEPFAAGGPFPGFKQWPQVLCSRGLSEGRHYWEAEVSNSWVCLGLTYRRSPPLGGRPRRNIVYLLGRNPYSWCLEWDSLKFSVWHNNTQTVLYGGYHRTLGVALDCGTGCLSFYGVAGGVSLLYRFLVSFLEPLYPAVMVSSGASVTLKQRPEAEA
- the LOC106987791 gene encoding E3 ubiquitin/ISG15 ligase TRIM25-like isoform X5 — protein: MPGGPFPSHRRAAKPLALPDMQKVSLQDHKPAPQPPAQPSSPSHTQLLMSNSSLRTFEDQVLCPICLEVFRNPVTTTCGHNFCMACLQGFWDHLATVGETLYCPQCRESFPSRPRLCKNGILEEMVTCLAQVKGQTLGSSRPLAGPRDVPCDFCSAQKLKSVKSCLQCMASLCEKHLSRHFEDQMFQDHELLEPVWDLKSRLCRKHRKLRRLYCRTEGSCVCGACLLEEHKNHDTIPLEEERARKEVEVRKVQASVENQMLIINSDSQRHRGQVAFLSKLIQTTRDEVNACFSEIIQEVKQLQMKVLDFVEKEEAAALGKLGSSIQQSHNRLLKLEGDSIWLRALLANRSDQQFLQEFPRLKHFPACPEALMSTNCEEKQSFLQLPETLAELRTRLLDVGLSFINQLLLKGDAASWKPMPLSERTLGCKSVLSKAPQSPPGIKMNSYELLPSAVDRKTLLKCYCNLNFDPTTASEELFLFKETHSVLNLGILLEPFAAGGPFPGFKQWPQVLCSRGLSEGRHYWEAEVSNSWVCLGLTYRRSPPLGGRPRRNIVYLLGRNPYSWCLEWDSLKFSVWHNNTQTVLYGGYHRTLGVALDCGTGCLSFYGVAGGVSLLYRFLVSFLEPLYPAVMVSSGASVTLKQRPEAEA
- the LOC106987791 gene encoding E3 ubiquitin/ISG15 ligase TRIM25-like isoform X3, producing the protein MPGGPFPSHRRAAKPLALPDMQKVSQAVSMRRTSVPLQGPSAPAVASSWLCSIFSGPVQDHKPAPQPPAQPSSPSHTQLLMSNSSLRTFEDQVLCPICLEVFRNPVTTTCGHNFCMACLQGFWDHLATVGETLYCPQCRESFPSRPRLCKNGILEEMVTCLAQVKGQTLGSSRPLAGPRDVPCDFCSAQKLKSVKSCLQCMASLCEKHLSRHFEDQMFQDHELLEPVWDLKSRLCRKHRKLRRLYCRTEGSCVCGACLLEEHKNHDTIPLEEERARKEVEVRKVQASVENQMLIINSDSQRHRGQVAFLSKLIQTTRDEVNACFSEIIQEVKQLQMKVLDFVEKEEAAALGKLGSSIQQSHNRLLKLEGDSIWLRALLANRSDQQFLQEFPRLKHFPACPEALMSTNCEEKQSFLQLPETLAELRTRLLDVGLSFINQLLLKGIKMNSYELLPSAVDRKTLLKCYCNLNFDPTTASEELFLFKETHSVLNLGILLEPFAAGGPFPGFKQWPQVLCSRGLSEGRHYWEAEVSNSWVCLGLTYRRSPPLGGRPRRNIVYLLGRNPYSWCLEWDSLKFSVWHNNTQTVLYGGYHRTLGVALDCGTGCLSFYGVAGGVSLLYRFLVSFLEPLYPAVMVSSGASVTLKQRPEAEA
- the LOC106987791 gene encoding E3 ubiquitin/ISG15 ligase TRIM25-like isoform X1 produces the protein MPGGPFPSHRRAAKPLALPDMQKVSQAVSMRRTSVPLQGPSAPAVASSWLCSIFSGPVQDHKPAPQPPAQPSSPSHTQLLMSNSSLRTFEDQVLCPICLEVFRNPVTTTCGHNFCMACLQGFWDHLATVGETLYCPQCRESFPSRPRLCKNGILEEMVTCLAQVKGQTLGSSRPLAGPRDVPCDFCSAQKLKSVKSCLQCMASLCEKHLSRHFEDQMFQDHELLEPVWDLKSRLCRKHRKLRRLYCRTEGSCVCGACLLEEHKNHDTIPLEEERARKEVEVRKVQASVENQMLIINSDSQRHRGQVAFLSKLIQTTRDEVNACFSEIIQEVKQLQMKVLDFVEKEEAAALGKLGSSIQQSHNRLLKLEGDSIWLRALLANRSDQQFLQEFPRLKHFPACPEALMSTNCEEKQSFLQLPETLAELRTRLLDVGLSFINQLLLKGDAASWKPMPLSERTLGCKSVLSKAPQSPPGIKMNSYELLPSAVDRKTLLKCYCNLNFDPTTASEELFLFKETHSVLNLGILLEPFAAGGPFPGFKQWPQVLCSRGLSEGRHYWEAEVSNSWVCLGLTYRRSPPLGGRPRRNIVYLLGRNPYSWCLEWDSLKFSVWHNNTQTVLYGGYHRTLGVALDCGTGCLSFYGVAGGVSLLYRFLVSFLEPLYPAVMVSSGASVTLKQRPEAEA